In Massilia forsythiae, one DNA window encodes the following:
- a CDS encoding GFA family protein: protein MKLPYSGGCACGAIRYTGEREPIAMLNCHCIDCQRSSGAPFASGIVAKTEDLRVSGTPKAYAVRASSGGLATRSFCAECGTPLFTSSEAHPDITSIRFPSLDDTSAFKPMLDIYAASAQQWVCLDQAIPHFPQSPEPPK from the coding sequence ATGAAGCTGCCTTATTCGGGCGGATGCGCATGCGGCGCGATCCGCTACACGGGCGAACGCGAGCCGATCGCCATGCTCAACTGCCATTGCATCGATTGCCAGCGCTCGAGCGGCGCACCGTTCGCATCGGGCATCGTCGCCAAGACCGAGGACCTCCGGGTCAGCGGCACGCCCAAGGCCTATGCCGTGCGCGCCAGCAGCGGCGGCCTCGCCACCCGCAGTTTTTGCGCCGAATGCGGCACGCCCCTGTTCACCAGCAGCGAGGCGCATCCGGACATCACCTCGATCCGCTTTCCTTCGCTGGACGACACGTCGGCATTCAAGCCGATGCTCGACATCTACGCCGCCAGCGCACAGCAATGGGTGTGCCTCGACCAGGCGATCCCGCATTTCCCGCAGTCGCCCGAGCCGCCGAAATGA